In Weissella tructae, the DNA window AACGTTCTTCAACCGCATGTTCATACGTATCTTCGTACTTTTCTACGAATTCTGCTGCTTGTGCGATACGTGCTGCACGCTTCATGTCATCCGTTGTGGCATCAGCTTTCCCATGACGCAAATTATCTGAAATCTTTCCAGAGAACAATGTTGCACGTTGTAACACAAATGAGACTGCGCGACGTAATGATCCTTCATTAACATGCTTTAAGTTCTCATCCCCAACTTTAACCACCCCTTCAGTTGGATCGTACAAACGAGGAATTAGTTGTGCCAATGTTGATTTACCTGATCCAGTCGCACCAACAATTCCAACCATCTCTCCAGATTCAACCTTGAAAGAAACGTGCTTCAAAACTGGTGTTTCATCACCAGGATATGAAAAACTAACGTCATCAAATTTAACAACACCTGTTAGGTTCTCTTCTGGCGCGTCTGCATCGAATGTCAAATCAGGCTTTGTATCCATAACTTCCTTAACACGACCAGCAGATACAAGTCCACGTGCCGCGAATGTCATCATGAATCCACCCATTACGATAGACATCATAATTTGCATCAAGTAATTAACAAAGGAAGTTAATGCACCAAGCATCGTTGGATCTGATACCACATTAGATGCAACAAACCAAACTGAAACGGCAATTGCCAATTCCCCAACCAACATAAATGCTGGCATTAGAATCGCAAACAGGTACCCAATTTTAATATTGATATCTGTCAAATCGTCCGCAACTTCATTGAAGTTGTCTTCTTCACGTGATTCTTGATTAAATGACTTCACCACCCGGACACCTTGCAAGTTTTGCTTGGCCAATCCGTTTGTTTTATCAATGTATGTTTGAATTGATCCGAAGTACTTTCCCATTGGGGTAAATACCATCATTGAGATTCCTACAATCAAAACAATCATCACCAAAATTACCCACCACAATTGTGGCAATGTAATCAAGGCAAGAACAAGTGCCCCAACAAACAACATTGGAATACGTAGCACCGTCTGGAACAAAGACATAACCATTGTTTGAATTTGTTGCACGTCGTTTGTCATACGCACGACTAGGTTTCCAGCTGAGAATTGTTCAATGTTCCCAAATGAGAAACTTTGAATTTTCTTGTATTCATCTGAACGAATATCTGCCGCTACTCCCATCGCAATACGCGCAGAAAACACGGTACTAATCGCACCTGCTACCAAACCAACTAAGGCGATAGCAATTAATTGTCCACCCAAGGGATACATTTGGCTCATCTTATCTTCGGCAATTGCTTGAATCACTTGTTGCAATAGCTTTGGTTGCCATAGACTCGCAATAGCCGCAATTGTAACTGTTACAAAGGCCCAAAATGCATCAACTTTGTAATTTTTTACATATGAAAATATGAATTTCATGTTTTTCCTCCCATTTCTCCAATCTTGCTAGTATACCATTCAATCAAACCTGTTAGGTTAAATCGAACTTAAAAGCGTTTATGTTGCCATAAACGCTTTTTTGTCTACTATTCAATAATGTATTTTCCGTAACGCGCAACTTGAGTTGGCGTTAGCGTTACGCTTAATTTTGTACCTTCTTCAGTATATTCTGTTTCATGTACGGTAGCGTCATCATTCAACGCCGCAACGACTTGTCCATCCGCAAATGGAATCATCAATTCCTTTTGAACATGATCAGAAAAGATTTCAGCACGTACCATTTCAATCAAGGTATCCAATGATTCGTCAGACTTAGCAGACATAATCAATTCATCTTCTTGACGTTCCGGATAAGCTTGGTCTTCAATACGATCTGCCTTATTAAAAGCAATAACCATTGGCACATCACGTACCCCAATTTCTTGTAAGGTCTTCATAGTTGTTTCCATCATTGCTTTGTAGTCAGGATCTGAGTAATCAACAACTTGAATCAACAAGTCTGCTTGTGCTGCTTCTGCCAAAGTCGCCTTAAAGGCTGCAACTAGACCGTGCGGTAATTTAGACACGAAACCAACCGTGTCAGACAATAGGAAACTTTGCTTATCTGGTAAGTTAATCTTACGAACGGCTGTTTCCAAAGTCGCAAACAACATATCTGCTTGGAACACTGTCTTTTCTTGATTTTCTCCGAAGCGCTTCACTAGACCGTTCATGATTGTTGACTTACCCGCATTTGTATATCCAACTAATGCGACTGTCTTAATTTCTTCTTTTTCACGGTGAGCACGACGTGTTTGGTCATCAGCTTCAATGTTTGCTAATTCCTTACGTAATTCTGAAATTTGGTGTTCAATGTGACGACGATTCAATTCTAGTTTTGTTTCACCCGCACCACGACTGGTAAAGCTTCCGCCACCACCACC includes these proteins:
- a CDS encoding ABC transporter ATP-binding protein, encoding MKFIFSYVKNYKVDAFWAFVTVTIAAIASLWQPKLLQQVIQAIAEDKMSQMYPLGGQLIAIALVGLVAGAISTVFSARIAMGVAADIRSDEYKKIQSFSFGNIEQFSAGNLVVRMTNDVQQIQTMVMSLFQTVLRIPMLFVGALVLALITLPQLWWVILVMIVLIVGISMMVFTPMGKYFGSIQTYIDKTNGLAKQNLQGVRVVKSFNQESREEDNFNEVADDLTDINIKIGYLFAILMPAFMLVGELAIAVSVWFVASNVVSDPTMLGALTSFVNYLMQIMMSIVMGGFMMTFAARGLVSAGRVKEVMDTKPDLTFDADAPEENLTGVVKFDDVSFSYPGDETPVLKHVSFKVESGEMVGIVGATGSGKSTLAQLIPRLYDPTEGVVKVGDENLKHVNEGSLRRAVSFVLQRATLFSGKISDNLRHGKADATTDDMKRAARIAQAAEFVEKYEDTYEHAVEERSANFSGGQKQRLSITRGVIGNPAILILDDSTSALDAKSEKKVQEALDTELKETTTFVIAEKISSVINADRIFVMDEGQLVGEGTHAELLETSPIYREIYATQKAQEVVD
- the hflX gene encoding GTPase HflX — protein: MIENEQNPRRKVILAGLERVDVDFTYQMEELANLADANNMEVVGTLTQKMERPHGGTYFGKGKVEELGELVKALDAEMVVTNDELSPSQIRNLEAGTGVSMMDRTALILDIFATRAKTKVAKLQVAIAQLQYQLPRLRTSMNVRMDQQTGGGGGSFTSRGAGETKLELNRRHIEHQISELRKELANIEADDQTRRAHREKEEIKTVALVGYTNAGKSTIMNGLVKRFGENQEKTVFQADMLFATLETAVRKINLPDKQSFLLSDTVGFVSKLPHGLVAAFKATLAEAAQADLLIQVVDYSDPDYKAMMETTMKTLQEIGVRDVPMVIAFNKADRIEDQAYPERQEDELIMSAKSDESLDTLIEMVRAEIFSDHVQKELMIPFADGQVVAALNDDATVHETEYTEEGTKLSVTLTPTQVARYGKYIIE